Proteins co-encoded in one Streptomyces sp. JH34 genomic window:
- a CDS encoding MFS transporter, protein MTKDSTVPVFGTEQIRRARYAVGAVFAVHGAVTGSFATRVPWIQDHASVSAGQLGLALAFPAIGASLAMPLAGSVSHRFGARTALRGLLALWTLALILPALSPNLLTLCLALFVYGATAGMSDVAMNALGVEVENRLDRSIMSGLHGMWSVGALVGSAAGTVAAHTGTDARLHHTLAALVLTVLGLAACQGVLDLRSEPDEEPPPRFTLPPKSALVIGAVGFCAVFAEGASMDWSAVYLRDVMGSSAGLAAASTTAFALMMAIARIAGDKVVDRFGAVRTVRVGGVLATAGGLLVVLSSGPALALCGFGLLGLGVAVVVPLAFAAAGRSGTNPSRAIAGVATITYTSGLIAPSAIGSLAEATSLLVSFGLVTVLAFGLVLGAGVLRAGDRKIAEGGTPLPSPARSTTDG, encoded by the coding sequence ATGACGAAGGACTCGACGGTCCCGGTCTTCGGCACGGAGCAGATCAGGCGGGCCCGGTACGCGGTCGGCGCGGTCTTCGCCGTGCACGGGGCGGTGACCGGCAGCTTCGCGACCCGGGTGCCGTGGATCCAGGACCACGCCTCGGTCAGCGCCGGTCAGCTCGGCCTCGCGCTCGCCTTCCCCGCGATCGGGGCCTCACTGGCCATGCCGCTGGCCGGCAGTGTCAGCCACCGCTTCGGCGCCCGCACGGCTCTGCGGGGCCTGCTGGCGCTCTGGACGCTGGCGCTGATCCTGCCCGCCCTGTCCCCGAATCTGCTCACGCTCTGCCTGGCACTGTTCGTGTACGGGGCGACCGCGGGCATGTCGGACGTGGCGATGAACGCCCTCGGCGTCGAGGTGGAGAACAGGCTCGACAGGTCGATCATGTCCGGGCTCCACGGCATGTGGAGCGTGGGCGCCCTCGTCGGTTCGGCGGCGGGCACGGTCGCGGCGCACACGGGTACCGACGCACGGCTGCACCACACGCTGGCCGCGCTGGTACTGACCGTCCTCGGGCTGGCCGCCTGCCAGGGGGTCCTGGACCTGCGCAGCGAGCCCGACGAGGAGCCGCCGCCGCGTTTCACCCTGCCGCCGAAGTCGGCGCTGGTCATCGGAGCGGTGGGCTTCTGCGCGGTGTTCGCCGAGGGAGCCAGCATGGACTGGTCGGCGGTCTACCTGCGCGACGTCATGGGCAGTTCGGCCGGCCTCGCCGCGGCGTCGACCACGGCGTTCGCCCTCATGATGGCCATCGCCAGGATCGCCGGCGACAAGGTGGTCGACCGGTTCGGGGCGGTGCGCACCGTACGCGTCGGAGGCGTCCTGGCCACGGCCGGCGGACTGCTGGTGGTCCTGTCGTCCGGCCCGGCCCTGGCGCTCTGCGGCTTCGGTCTGCTGGGCCTCGGCGTGGCGGTGGTCGTTCCGCTTGCGTTCGCCGCGGCCGGACGCAGCGGCACGAACCCGAGCAGGGCCATCGCGGGCGTCGCCACCATCACGTACACCTCCGGGCTCATCGCCCCGTCCGCCATCGGTTCACTGGCCGAGGCGACCTCCCTCCTCGTGTCGTTCGGCCTGGTGACCGTGCTGGCGTTCGGGCTGGTCCTGGGCGCGGGGGTGCTGCGGGCCGGCGACCGCAAGATCGCGGAGGGTGGCACACCGCTGCCGTCGCCGGCCAGGAGCACCACGGACGGCTGA